The genome window GAATCCATTCCGTTACTCTAGGGCGCAGCGTTTCGATGTAGGCTTTCTTCGGGCTGGCTTCTCCGCTCTTTTCTTCTTCCGTCTTATCGCAGTCTGCCTTCATCAGCGTCTCGTATTCAGAGGCATAGTTGATGATGTTTACCAGAATATAGAGGTTCATGCCCACCACATAGAATTGCACCAGCCAGTTGAATAGGGCACCCGTACGGATAGATATCACGCCCAGTATCAGCATGCCGTAGAAGAGCCAGTGGCTCACCTTGAGCCATCTGATGAAATGGCTCTTCTCGTTCGAGAAGTAGTTTTCGAAGAGGGCGTTGCTTCTCAGATAGCACTTGTTGAAGTAGTAGATATGCCCTATGAGCATCTCCAGCAGTCCTATCAGGGCGATAAGCAGCAGGGGTATCTGGTATGCCTTCAGCGCATCTGTCATGGCGATAAGGGCGAAGAAAGCCGTCATTGTGAACTTTACGGCTATCGTCCTGCAGCGCTTCCGGGAGATATAATGAGGGTCGAGCAGACTGCTGAGCGAGAAGCTGAAGCAGATGCCCATCAGATAGAAGAGGATGATGTCGAAACAGGGAACCCAGTTGTTATATTCCGTCCAGCTTCCTGTAAATGAAGCTATCCAGATCCATATATTCAGGCTGATGAGCATCATTCCGCCTGCCATCAGTCTTTTAGATCTGCGGAAAGTTTTGTAAACGGCCGTATCAGGTGTCTGGTAGAGCAACAGGATGGTTGCCAGCGTCAGATAGATGATGCTGGTTATGGTTACAAGTTCTACAAAGTGCTGTTCTAAGAAATGAATCATATTCTTTTTTTATTTATGAGTAAGCAAGAAAAATCCCATCGCTCTTGCGAACGATGGGATTCTGTTCTGTTAAGCAATGTGTCTGCCTAAGCTGATTACTTACGAAGACCGAGGGCCTTGATGATAGCACGATAGCGATTGATGTCGCGATCATACAAGTAATCGAGCAATGCACGACGCTTTCCTACAAGCTGTGTCAACGCACGTGTTGTAGTATAATCTTTACGGTTCTTCTTAACATGTTCCGTCAAATGAGCAATACGGTATGAGAACAATGCTATCTGGCTCTCAGCAGAACCAGTATCAGAGTTAGACTTTCCGTACTTGCTAAAGATCTCTTCTTTTTTTGCTTTGTCTAAATACATAGCTGTAAAAACTTAATTTAATAAAATATGAATATGTTTAATTTTGTGCATCTGATGACCTTCCTCACGGCGGTTTCATTAAAAATGCGGTGCAAAGATACAACTTTTTGCCGAATTATGCAAACATTTCGGGATTTTTTTGTAATTTTGCACCCAAATTTAAGTATTTAAGGTAAAAATTAAAATGCAAGACATTAGAAACATTGCAGTTATTGCACACGTTGACCATGGTAAGACTACATTGGTTGACAAGATGATGCTCGCCGGTAAGCTGTTCCGCGACGGCCAGGATAACAGCGGCGAAGTGCTCGATTCCAACGACTTGGAGCGCGAGCGTGGTATAACCATTCTC of Segatella copri contains these proteins:
- a CDS encoding helix-turn-helix transcriptional regulator, which produces MIHFLEQHFVELVTITSIIYLTLATILLLYQTPDTAVYKTFRRSKRLMAGGMMLISLNIWIWIASFTGSWTEYNNWVPCFDIILFYLMGICFSFSLSSLLDPHYISRKRCRTIAVKFTMTAFFALIAMTDALKAYQIPLLLIALIGLLEMLIGHIYYFNKCYLRSNALFENYFSNEKSHFIRWLKVSHWLFYGMLILGVISIRTGALFNWLVQFYVVGMNLYILVNIINYASEYETLMKADCDKTEEEKSGEASPKKAYIETLRPRVTEWIQEKSYLKDQFTIDDLATRLYTNKTYLSSFIKEEFGMNFSSWIASLRLEEAKKMMSEHPDAKLKDIAYNVGFSSLPYFSSVFAKPEGVTPSAWMKERSRNAER
- the rpsO gene encoding 30S ribosomal protein S15, whose protein sequence is MYLDKAKKEEIFSKYGKSNSDTGSAESQIALFSYRIAHLTEHVKKNRKDYTTTRALTQLVGKRRALLDYLYDRDINRYRAIIKALGLRK